CATCCAGCCGTCGAGTTTCATCTCCAGCATCTTGTTCTCGCGTTGCACTACGAAGACCTCTTTCCGCAACTTGACCAGTCCGCTGCCGAGAAACCCGAACATCAAGATCTGTATCCCCGTCAGGATAAACAGCACCAGCAGTGTCATCAGTGGTCGATTCGGATTGAGCGTGCCTGATTGCCACAGATAGATGACATATCCGCCGCCGGCCAGGCCGAGGCCGATCAGGATCATTCCGATCAGGCCGAACAACAGCATTGGCTTCTCGTGGAGTGAGAAGATCAAGTGCGAGGTGGCGATGGCGCGAAACCGGAATTTCGACTTGCCTTTTTTGCGCGACCGCAGCGTTGCCGGCATTTCCATCACGCGGTAACCGGCCGCCATGAGCTTGGCGATGATCTCCAGATGCAGCTCTTTGCCGCTTGAGAACAGTTCCAGCGATTTGATGCAGTCGCGGCGGTATGCCCGGAGGACGCCGGTGGCGGTCTTGATCCGTCCGCCCATCGCCCGGCTGATAATCTTGTTACCCAACTTCGAGATGGCCAAGCGCAGCCGGGGCACATTTTCCGTGCCGCCACCGGCAGTGTACGGCGAGCCGACGATGCAATCAAGCTTAGTGTACTTGTCGAGCAAGTCCACCATCTTTGTCAGATGGTCGGGCGAATACGACAAGTCGGCATCGGTCGTGCAGATGATGTCGCCGCGCGCAGCATTGATGCCTTCGCGAATTGCGTAGCCGCGGCCCTGATTGGGCTGGTAGCTGACGACTCGCAGCCAATCGTGGCCGACGGCGTGGGTGCGCAGCTTGCGTGCGGTGACGTCGCTCGAACCGTCGTCAACCGCCACGATCTCAAACGATCGTCCGCGCGTCCTCAGTTCGGCGGCGATCTGATCCAGGGTGTCCGGGATATTCTCGGCCTCGTTGTACATCGGCACAACGACGCTCACTGTCGGCGTCTTATCGCTGCGCATTTCCCTGCTCCAGCGCATAAGCCGCCCGCTGAATTTCCTCGAGTTTGCGGTTGCCCGGATCCTGTTCGACGATCAGCGACGTCAACCAGACTTGATCATCGTGCTGCTTCGTGAGAATCGCCATCTTCAAGCAACCGAGGAGAAGCTCGACATTCGTGGAATCGCAGTGTGCGGCATCGCGATTGTACTTCGCCGCAATCACCGGCTGACTATGTTTACTGTAGAAATATGAGAGATTGTAGAGCAACCGCCCGAAGTGTTCCCGGGTGGTCAAGTCGCGGCTGTTCGTCCACAGCGGCTCTTGATCTTTGTAATACTGCACCGAGGTCGCTGCCGCCTTCTGCACGAACGGCTCGGTCTCCGAGTAGAGATAGGCAAATCCGCTTGGCTGCAGTTTGGGCACGAGCGGCGCCGTCCACTGCGATAACGTCATCGCCACTTTGCGGCTAAAGGCGTTGATAGAAACCCAATACGCCAGATTCTCCGTGAACCGTTCGGCGAATTCCCGGTCGTTCCAGTTGGCGGTGTAGTACAAGTCCGGATAGCGCTTCTGCACCTTGGCGCGATAGTCGCTGCGCAGCAGAGCTCCGGCCGACAACACGATGACGTCTTCTCGGTAACTTTCAACCTTTTGCTTGCACAACAGCGGCGAGAAGCTGTTATCCTCACCGGCCAGAAACAGCGCGTTCGTCGGCAGCGATTCCAGCAGACGCTGGGCATACTTTCCCGCTTCATCGTTAGAGCGCTTGCTCGCCAACGGATAGTTGACGCCGAACAGATATGAGGCTTTGAGCAACAGAG
The window above is part of the Candidatus Zixiibacteriota bacterium genome. Proteins encoded here:
- a CDS encoding glycosyltransferase family 2 protein, giving the protein MRSDKTPTVSVVVPMYNEAENIPDTLDQIAAELRTRGRSFEIVAVDDGSSDVTARKLRTHAVGHDWLRVVSYQPNQGRGYAIREGINAARGDIICTTDADLSYSPDHLTKMVDLLDKYTKLDCIVGSPYTAGGGTENVPRLRLAISKLGNKIISRAMGGRIKTATGVLRAYRRDCIKSLELFSSGKELHLEIIAKLMAAGYRVMEMPATLRSRKKGKSKFRFRAIATSHLIFSLHEKPMLLFGLIGMILIGLGLAGGGYVIYLWQSGTLNPNRPLMTLLVLFILTGIQILMFGFLGSGLVKLRKEVFVVQRENKMLEMKLDGWMKTHAKAEDKDDEPIADASSGKPQRNRRVDQEAASHH